GATAGTTTATCCTGCAAACGTTACTGGAGATAAACAGTGGATGGCTCCTGCGAAGTTTATAGGTGTGAGTCAACAAGCCTATTGGGATCTAAATGGCTTCGAATGTGACTGGTTTATTCTTCTGCAATTTCGGCACAAGATAGTAATTCGGACATTGCACGAATATTTGGGAATTATTTTTTACGCGGTCACTGGATACATTTAGTAGTGCCCCAAAAACTTCATCTTACCCCCAGGCATCATCTCGTTGAAAACGGCACCAGAAGGTCAATATGTTTCGCAGTTATCTCATAGCTACTCTTCGCACCCTGCTGAAAAACAGGGGATTAACAGCGATTAATATCCTGGGCCTGGCAATCGGAATGGCATCTGTCATTTTGATCGCCCTCTATATTCAGTACGAATTTAGCTACGACCGACATCATATCAATGCAACCCGCATTTATCGCGTCTTCCGCACAGTTGTAATGGAGAATACGACATCGGTCAATCCGCGTGTATCTGGCGCACTGGCACCGGCACTAAAGCGCGATTTCTCCGAAGTTCAGGAGGCCATTCGCACACAACTGCTCCCCTCATGGGTCAAAACCGACGACCACTTTTTTCAGCAAGACGTGTGCGTGGCAGATCGGGAAATTTTCAATGTGTTTACAATCCCATTTGTAATCGGTGATCCGAACACGGCATTGACCCAACCGGGTTCGATAGTGCTGACAGAGTCAATGGCGCGCAAATTCTTTCAAAATCAGAATCCGATTGGAAAAACACTGCAAATAGATCACCAGGCACTGAGCGGCACGGTCACATATTTTGTGACAGGTATTGTGCGCGACTTTCCACCCAATTCGACCTTTTATTTTGATTGCCTGACCGCCACACCAAGAGGGGCATTGGCGGATATGTGGTCCATATGGCAACCTACGGGTTCTTTTCGTCCCTTTTTTACGTATATCCTGTTGCCTGAGGGATACGATCACCGCGCACTACAGCAAAAATTGCCCGATTTGATAGCGCGATACATGGGAGATGAAGTCCGCCAAACAACCCGGTACATCTTGCAACCCCTCACCCGCAGGCACCTTTATAGCACTGCGGATTTGGGACTTACGACAGCCGAATATGGCGATATCAAGCAGGTATATGCTTTTGGGCTGGTGGCGGGCTTTATTCTCTTATTAGCCTGTGTCAATTTTATGAATCTCTCAACAGCGCGCTCATCTACCAGAGCACGAGAGGTGGGATTGCGAAAAGTGGTGGGTGCATCTCGCCAACAATTGATCGGGCAATTTTTGGGCGAGTCAGTACTGATGGCAATAGCTGCAATGATAGTGGCTCTCATTGTAGTCGAACTGTTACTGCCGTGGTTTAACAGTTTTATTCAACGAGATCTGATATTGCACAGCACTGAAAATCTGTGGTGGCTGATTGGATTGATCGGGTTTGGACTGGGCGTTGGTGTACTCGCGGGAAGTTATCCCGCATTTGTACTCTCATCCTTTTTACCCACGCAGGTAATGAAAGGAGATTGGATACCCGGATCGAAACACGTTGGGCTGCGAAAGGCACTGGTCGTCTTCCAATTTGCAATTTCTATTGCTTTCATCACAGGTACTGTTGTCGTACAAGAGCAATTGGCGTATATCCGAAACAAAGACCTCGGATTTGACAAAGACCTCGTGGTAGGCATACCGCTTTTCATCTATTCTCGACAACTACATCACGGTAGTTCAGAAGATTTGAGGCGGCGTATTCCCACAGTAAAACAGGCGTTCACGGCACACCCAAATATTTTGAAAGCAACAGCCACGCGTTTCCCACAAGGCGGGTACATCACAACCGACACCTTTCGAGCCGAAGGCAGCGACGCCGATTGGCAGATGGGCCTGTTTGATATTGACCGCGATTTTCTGGACTTCTTCAACATCGAACTCGTAGCAGGCCGTCTGGCATCAGAACCACCAAGGTGGCCAGAAAAAATAGAAAGTCGTGCGGAGTTGGAAAAATATCGAGAATTGGTGCGAGAATACCGAGAAAAAGGCCGCCCATTTATCTTAAATGAAACAGCCGTAAGACATCTCGGATGGGATGATCCAATTGGCAAGCGCTTTAAAGAAAAAAATGGACCCGAGGGATATGTAATAGGCGTGATGAAAGACTTCCACGTTCAGACACTGCACAATACCATTCGACCCGTTACATTCAGAACTGGTACGGGAGCGGCCAAACACCTCTACCTCAAATTGGGCACACAGAACATACCGGCAACCCTCGCATTTATCGAAAAAACATGGCATGAATTTTTACCGCAAATCCCATTCTCTTTCTGGTTTTTGAATGATGACCTGACATATGTGCGTTATCAAAATGAAATCCGCACGGGGAATGCGTTGGCAGTATTTTCCGGACTGACTATATTTGTGGCCTGCCTGGGACTACTCGGCCTGATATCGTTTCGCGCAGAACAAAAAACAAAAGAAATTGGCATACGGAAAGTCCTGGGCGCATCGGTATTCAGTATTTTTGGGTTGTTATCCAAAGAATTTGTCAAGCTCGTAATAATCGCCTGTGTGATCGCCAGTCCAATAGCCTATCTGTTTGCGGGCAGATGGTTGCAGGACTTTGCCTATCGCATTGATCTGCACCCTGTGTATTTTCTCATAGGCGGAGTCCTCGCGCTCTTGCTCGCACTCGCAACCATGACCTATCAGGCCCTCAAATCCGCACGGACAAATCCAGTGGATGCCTTGCGGACGGAGTGAAAACAGAGGCTGTGGGAAGCGTCTCATTCTTTTACAGGTTCACGATAGATATGGAGAAAAACATGAAAACGGGATCAGTGATTTATACAGGTTTTATACTGTTGTTTTGCATCTTTGGTTCTGGTTTGTCCAAAGGAGAAACCACAATAGACGCGCTGTTTCAGAATGCAATGGAGCAAGTCGGCAAGGTGAGCCGAAAGGAAAGCATTGTGGCTTTGGAGGAGATTATTTCCAAAGACAAAAATTATGCGCCTGCATATAATGAATTGGCCAAACTGCATCTGCTGGACCACACCGTAAATGGCCGACAGCGGGCAATGCGAATGGTACAGCGTGCAATTGCAAGTGACTCCGACAATGCTGAATATCGGCTGACACGCGGGAAAATCTGGTGGGCACAGAGCTTTCGATTTCGGGCATTGAACGAATTCAAGAACGTGATGAAAAAGCATCCGAAAAATACGGATGTCCTCAATAGTCTGGGTATGTTCTTGGTGTATGATTTTCTATTACAGAAAGATAGAAGAGCGCCATTGAAAGAGATGGACATGGGGTCCAGGATAAGATATTACAGGCTAATGGCAATGAGGCCCAGGATAAAAGATTTCAAGACCTTTGGCCAGGAATCCAAACAAGAAGCAGTACAGGTCTTGCGAAAAAGCATCGAATTGGATGAGACCAATCAGAAACCCTATTATTTGCTGGGCATCCTTTACTTTGAAGATGAGGACTGGAATGCGTTTCAAACCTTGATGCAAGACTTGTACGCGCAATATCCAGATGACAAAAATGCGCTGCTATTTTGCGGCTTTGCCGCTTATCAGATTGGCGAATTCGATGAATCGTATGAATACTATCAACGCGCCCTTGACTTGATGAGTGCTGAAGAGCGCGAGTTGCTTGAATCTATTGACCTGCTTGTTCCTCAGGAAGATCAGGCATCTCGCGATACGACGCAGGCAATTGATGAATTATTAGAACGCGAGATATTTTGGAAGCGCCAGGACCCGCTCTATTTGTCTGATTTTAACGAAAGAAAAATGGAACACTTTGGTCGCATAGCGTATTCGAATTTGCGGTTCAGGAGATTTTCAGATGATGTTGAAGGCTGGCAGACGGATATGGGCAAGACCTATATCAAATTTGGAAGATATAGACGGCGCGTGACAACCAATAAAGGGACATGGGATTCTAAAGAGGTCCTGAATGCCACAATGATGGAGTTCTGGTATTACGAAAACTTTCAGATCAAATTTTGTGGCACTACGGATGATATCTGGTATTTTTACGGCGGTTCCTGGTATGGTGTCAGCGACCGCCTACCTATAGGAGCAAGTGTCTTCCGTGAATACGACTTCGGGGCTAAGCTTCCTCACTTGGCGATGGTCAGGGAAAAGTATCCTCAAGAAGCGCTGAGACAAACCTTTGCTTCTTTGCCTCGTACACCTCAGGAAACCTCACATCATATATTAAAAAAAATAGAGCAACGGTTTGTCGATCCGTATTTGTATCGAAAATATTCCCTCCCCTATCAGGTTGCAGCTTTTGAAGAACGAGACAGCGTTCGCGTCGAACTCAGCTATATGATTCCAAAAGACCGATTAGCAGAAAATTTTGAAACAGGCAAGGTGAGTTTTTGGGATGGCGTGTTCTTCTTTGATCAGCAGTGGAATGATATGTATAATGATCGCGAGTCCAGGGCCTTTGCATTGCCGCCGCAGAAACCGGCACAAAACGCCGCTGCACGACATCGCAACGATCACCTGTTGGTATCGCGCCAGGTGTCTGTACCTCAAGGACGCTATCATTTTTCAGTAGAATTTATGGATCAAACATCTGGTCTAATTGGCGTGGCACGCGATGAGAAGCAGTATGTCTATGACGATGAGACCTTTCATCTGAGCGATCTGCTCGTCGGTAGCGATATTCAAACGAAGAAAGCATTGCCAGAAAGCCATGACGACCTGCACATCACACCCAATCCTGTCCGAACATTTTCACCGTCTGAACCGGTCTTTATCTATCTGGAACTGTACGATCTCCAACGCGACGCTTTTGGCCGTACGCAGTATGAAATCTCCTACACCATCGGCAAGCCAGAGGTAGATACGCTATCGCCCACATTATTTGCCTCTCAAGATTTGATTGATACGATGGGAAAAACAGAGATCGATCTGCAAAGTGAAGAAGCAGACCAAATTGCTGCCGAGGATTTGCAGACCGGACAATCACAGGATGACGATGTGATCGATAGCGTATTTCCCGATAGCGATATATGGGGCGAGACGAAGGTTTATACGAGTGGCGGGCAGGTCCATCACATCGCCGCTGAGGGCTTGAAGATCAAGCGATCAAAAGATGGTGATTTGACGCGCACAGTGACAGCGAATTACGAAGGGAATCGAGAAGATGATTTCACGTATTTGCAGATTGATGTGAATCAGGTGCCTACGGGAATTTATCAATTGACCGTATTGGCAAAGGACAAGCGGACGGATCAGACGGATAGGAAATACGTCTATTTTCGCATTGTAGAGTAAATGACCTTCTCGACGTTTGTCTCGGTCAGTGGATTCAAATTCTGTTATTGACTAAAACATATCCAGCCTATCAAGTAAAAAACCACGTCCTTTGGGCGTGGTTTTTTGGTTTATACTGCTCATGTTTTCGACAGGGATTAAAACCGCGATTATTTGCTCTCCATGCTGGTATGCACATCGATCAATACGGTTTTACCATCGGCATTTAATCGCTGTACTTCTTGTAATGCGGGGCGCATTTTCTGTTTGTGGACTATCCAGTGACTGATATATTGGTAGCCCCACTTCAAGTGCAAAGCGATGTCAGCCTGTGGGGAAGTTGATTCCCAGGTTTAGAATGAGTCATCAGAGAACTTTATGTGAGGAGATAGTTGATGAATCCAGAACGCGATAAACAAGCACCGTTGACCGGGATCCGCGTTATTGATTTCGGTCATTATATTGCCGGGCCTTTGACGGGGATGTTGCTCGCAGATCAGGGTGCTGAGGTGATTAAGGTGGATCGGCCGGGCAAACCGGATTGGGATACGCCGGCAAATGGCGTTTTTAATCGGGGGAAACAGCGTATTACCCTTGATCTGAAAAGTGCTGATGATCTGGCGATGGCGGTGAAGTTGATCCGTTCGGCGGATGTGGTTATTGAAAATTTTCGCCCGGGTGTTATGCAGCGATTGGGTTTGGGGGCAGAAGATATGACTGCGCTGAATCCGGGGTTGGTTTATCTCTCTTTGCCGGGGTTTGCTTCGACGGATGAAAGAGCGTCTATTCGCGCATTTGAAGGTATTATCAGCGCGGCGATAGGTCAATATACAGATCTTCAAAGTAGAAGACCGGATCTGCCGCCTGTTTATACGCCGATGCCGTTGGGTTCAACTTATGGGGCGATTCACGGTGCTATCGCTGTTACGCTTGCGCTGTATGCGCGTGAAGAGAGTGGGCGCGGCGATGTGATTGAGATTTCTCTGGTTGGTGCGGCGATGTCTGCTATGGCGGTTATTATGCTGGATGTGGCGGATAAGCCCGCGCGATATGGCACGCCGGCCAATGCTGTTCGTCAGAAACAATCCAGTGGTGCGGGGTCGCCTTTTAGCGGTACGTTTCGTGCGGGCGATGGGCAATGGCTTTATATTATTACGGCTGGACATTCCCGAAATAGTCGGTCACTGGTCAAAGCGCTGGAGGTGTACGATGATTTGATTGCGGAGGGTATGGTCGATGTG
Above is a genomic segment from Gemmatimonadota bacterium containing:
- a CDS encoding ABC transporter permease, which codes for MFRSYLIATLRTLLKNRGLTAINILGLAIGMASVILIALYIQYEFSYDRHHINATRIYRVFRTVVMENTTSVNPRVSGALAPALKRDFSEVQEAIRTQLLPSWVKTDDHFFQQDVCVADREIFNVFTIPFVIGDPNTALTQPGSIVLTESMARKFFQNQNPIGKTLQIDHQALSGTVTYFVTGIVRDFPPNSTFYFDCLTATPRGALADMWSIWQPTGSFRPFFTYILLPEGYDHRALQQKLPDLIARYMGDEVRQTTRYILQPLTRRHLYSTADLGLTTAEYGDIKQVYAFGLVAGFILLLACVNFMNLSTARSSTRAREVGLRKVVGASRQQLIGQFLGESVLMAIAAMIVALIVVELLLPWFNSFIQRDLILHSTENLWWLIGLIGFGLGVGVLAGSYPAFVLSSFLPTQVMKGDWIPGSKHVGLRKALVVFQFAISIAFITGTVVVQEQLAYIRNKDLGFDKDLVVGIPLFIYSRQLHHGSSEDLRRRIPTVKQAFTAHPNILKATATRFPQGGYITTDTFRAEGSDADWQMGLFDIDRDFLDFFNIELVAGRLASEPPRWPEKIESRAELEKYRELVREYREKGRPFILNETAVRHLGWDDPIGKRFKEKNGPEGYVIGVMKDFHVQTLHNTIRPVTFRTGTGAAKHLYLKLGTQNIPATLAFIEKTWHEFLPQIPFSFWFLNDDLTYVRYQNEIRTGNALAVFSGLTIFVACLGLLGLISFRAEQKTKEIGIRKVLGASVFSIFGLLSKEFVKLVIIACVIASPIAYLFAGRWLQDFAYRIDLHPVYFLIGGVLALLLALATMTYQALKSARTNPVDALRTE
- a CDS encoding GWxTD domain-containing protein; protein product: MKTGSVIYTGFILLFCIFGSGLSKGETTIDALFQNAMEQVGKVSRKESIVALEEIISKDKNYAPAYNELAKLHLLDHTVNGRQRAMRMVQRAIASDSDNAEYRLTRGKIWWAQSFRFRALNEFKNVMKKHPKNTDVLNSLGMFLVYDFLLQKDRRAPLKEMDMGSRIRYYRLMAMRPRIKDFKTFGQESKQEAVQVLRKSIELDETNQKPYYLLGILYFEDEDWNAFQTLMQDLYAQYPDDKNALLFCGFAAYQIGEFDESYEYYQRALDLMSAEERELLESIDLLVPQEDQASRDTTQAIDELLEREIFWKRQDPLYLSDFNERKMEHFGRIAYSNLRFRRFSDDVEGWQTDMGKTYIKFGRYRRRVTTNKGTWDSKEVLNATMMEFWYYENFQIKFCGTTDDIWYFYGGSWYGVSDRLPIGASVFREYDFGAKLPHLAMVREKYPQEALRQTFASLPRTPQETSHHILKKIEQRFVDPYLYRKYSLPYQVAAFEERDSVRVELSYMIPKDRLAENFETGKVSFWDGVFFFDQQWNDMYNDRESRAFALPPQKPAQNAAARHRNDHLLVSRQVSVPQGRYHFSVEFMDQTSGLIGVARDEKQYVYDDETFHLSDLLVGSDIQTKKALPESHDDLHITPNPVRTFSPSEPVFIYLELYDLQRDAFGRTQYEISYTIGKPEVDTLSPTLFASQDLIDTMGKTEIDLQSEEADQIAAEDLQTGQSQDDDVIDSVFPDSDIWGETKVYTSGGQVHHIAAEGLKIKRSKDGDLTRTVTANYEGNREDDFTYLQIDVNQVPTGIYQLTVLAKDKRTDQTDRKYVYFRIVE